In Deinococcus aerius, the following proteins share a genomic window:
- a CDS encoding ATP-binding cassette domain-containing protein, with amino-acid sequence MNALRVRDLHARHGRREVLRGADLQVPPGSITALLGQNGSGKSTLMRAVLGLHPGARGVIEVLDLPPGAGGLLVRQRAALVPTGGTVMPGETARTHFAFGERVYGTWNRAMALATAGALHVPLDQPAGKLSTGQRMGLAVAYAFGSGCQLLLLDEPTNGLDPEHRERLAGLLAAHAAEGYAVLLSSHVLPEVEGLADRAAFLKEGRVVLEADLDELRAQHAVVQAILPDVLPAGTLRHLESVAGVERLDVQGRTLTLQVRGAREAVLAAIAAARPVDVQVRPRPLAEVYADLLGGAA; translated from the coding sequence GTGAACGCGCTCCGGGTCAGAGACCTCCACGCCCGCCACGGGCGGCGCGAGGTCCTGCGGGGCGCCGATCTCCAGGTTCCCCCCGGCTCGATCACCGCCCTGCTGGGCCAGAATGGCAGCGGGAAAAGCACCCTGATGCGGGCGGTCCTCGGCCTGCATCCCGGCGCGCGGGGAGTTATCGAGGTTCTCGACCTGCCCCCCGGCGCGGGCGGCCTGCTGGTCCGGCAACGCGCCGCGCTGGTCCCCACCGGGGGCACCGTGATGCCCGGCGAGACGGCCCGCACCCACTTTGCCTTCGGGGAGCGCGTCTATGGGACCTGGAACCGGGCGATGGCGCTCGCCACCGCGGGGGCGCTGCACGTGCCGCTCGATCAACCCGCCGGGAAGCTCAGCACCGGCCAGCGCATGGGGTTGGCCGTCGCCTACGCCTTCGGCAGCGGCTGCCAGCTCCTGCTGCTGGACGAACCCACCAACGGCCTCGATCCCGAACACCGCGAACGGCTCGCCGGGTTGCTGGCCGCCCACGCCGCCGAGGGGTACGCCGTCCTCCTCAGCTCGCATGTCCTCCCCGAGGTCGAGGGGCTCGCGGACCGGGCCGCGTTCCTGAAGGAGGGCCGGGTCGTTCTCGAAGCCGACCTCGACGAGTTGCGCGCCCAGCATGCGGTCGTGCAGGCGATCCTGCCGGACGTGCTGCCCGCCGGAACCCTGCGGCACCTGGAAAGCGTGGCGGGCGTGGAACGCCTCGACGTGCAGGGCCGCACGCTCACCCTGCAGGTCCGGGGGGCGCGCGAGGCCGTCCTCGCCGCCATCGCCGCCGCGCGTCCCGTTGACGTGCAGGTCAGGCCGCGGCCCCTCGCCGAGGTGTATGCCGACCTGCTGGGCGGTGCGGCGTGA
- a CDS encoding GntR family transcriptional regulator codes for MLQENNGEAGLLHWLGGQIDPHSGVPIYLQVRQALTRAVQRGTLRPGDGLPTVRALASELRLAPSTITRAYAELQRGGLIESRAGAGTTVSPQAKQSLARAESQEGLLEELRDILHRLFASGMSPADVQANVAQVIQGLGREAR; via the coding sequence ATGCTACAAGAGAACAACGGTGAGGCTGGGCTCCTCCACTGGCTGGGCGGCCAGATCGACCCGCACAGTGGTGTGCCCATCTACCTGCAGGTGCGCCAGGCGCTGACCCGAGCCGTGCAACGCGGCACGCTGCGGCCAGGGGATGGGCTGCCTACTGTCCGCGCGCTCGCCAGCGAACTGCGTCTCGCGCCCAGCACCATCACCCGTGCGTACGCCGAACTTCAACGCGGCGGCCTGATCGAAAGCCGGGCTGGCGCGGGAACCACGGTCAGTCCCCAGGCGAAGCAGTCCCTTGCCCGGGCCGAGTCCCAGGAAGGCCTCCTGGAGGAGTTGCGGGACATCCTGCACCGCCTCTTCGCCAGCGGGATGTCCCCAGCGGACGTGCAGGCGAACGTCGCCCAGGTCATCCAGGGACTCGGCCGGGAGGCCCGGTGA
- a CDS encoding Sec-independent protein translocase subunit TatA/TatB produces the protein MPNIGPGELLVILLIALLVFGPKKLPELGKSLGAGIREFRKGTQGLKEELEGSFRETPGPAPVQTVVAQAVVPPVTPAHATPVTPQAVTPQSVTPAADEPPRS, from the coding sequence ATGCCCAACATCGGACCCGGTGAACTGCTCGTCATCCTGCTCATCGCGCTGCTCGTCTTCGGTCCCAAGAAGCTCCCCGAACTCGGCAAGAGCCTGGGCGCGGGTATCCGCGAGTTCCGCAAGGGCACTCAGGGCCTCAAGGAGGAGCTGGAGGGCAGCTTCCGCGAGACACCCGGCCCCGCGCCCGTCCAGACGGTCGTGGCGCAGGCCGTCGTCCCGCCGGTCACCCCGGCCCATGCCACCCCGGTGACCCCCCAGGCCGTCACGCCCCAGAGCGTCACCCCGGCCGCGGACGAGCCCCCGCGTTCCTGA
- a CDS encoding DegV family protein produces the protein MTQERVALLTDSTADLRAGEAEALGALVVPLTLEVDGAVYSDPGTRVRPGLEVMTGEALRARMLAGSAPRTSQGTPDDFARHYDLALSRADRALCLPVASNLSGTFASAVAAAQAFAGRVRVADARAVSVGLGAAVRQARAWLDAERGPEEVAAAITGYGERVFLRIVPQDLRWLVAGGRLSRVAGTAARVLNVRPVIDVRGGRVEPIARVRGFHAALREIVRAFPADLEATVLHAGNPEDARFLAGELALRNIRVRDTREVGAVLLVHAGPGTVGLAGTPAVVR, from the coding sequence GTGACTCAGGAACGTGTGGCGCTTCTCACCGACAGTACGGCCGACCTTCGGGCGGGGGAGGCGGAGGCGCTGGGCGCCCTCGTCGTGCCGCTCACGCTGGAGGTGGACGGCGCGGTGTACAGCGATCCCGGCACGCGGGTGCGCCCCGGCCTGGAGGTGATGACGGGGGAGGCCCTGCGCGCCCGGATGCTCGCGGGTTCGGCCCCGCGCACCAGCCAGGGCACCCCCGACGACTTCGCCCGCCACTACGACCTCGCCCTGTCGAGGGCCGACCGGGCCCTGTGCCTGCCGGTCGCCTCGAACCTCAGCGGCACCTTCGCCTCGGCGGTGGCGGCGGCGCAGGCCTTCGCGGGGCGGGTGCGGGTGGCCGATGCCCGGGCGGTCAGCGTGGGGCTGGGGGCGGCGGTGCGGCAGGCCCGGGCCTGGCTGGACGCGGAGCGCGGCCCCGAGGAGGTGGCGGCGGCGATCACGGGGTACGGGGAGCGGGTCTTCCTGCGGATCGTGCCCCAGGACCTGCGCTGGCTCGTCGCAGGGGGGCGGCTCTCGCGGGTGGCGGGGACGGCCGCGCGGGTCCTGAACGTCCGCCCCGTCATCGACGTGCGCGGCGGGCGGGTGGAGCCTATCGCCCGCGTGCGCGGCTTCCACGCGGCGCTGCGCGAGATCGTCCGCGCCTTCCCCGCCGACCTGGAGGCGACCGTCCTGCACGCCGGGAACCCGGAGGATGCCCGCTTCCTCGCCGGGGAACTCGCCCTGCGGAACATCCGCGTGAGGGACACGCGCGAGGTCGGGGCCGTCCTGCTCGTCCACGCGGGGCCGGGGACCGTCGGCCTGGCGGGCACCCCGGCGGTGGTCCGCTGA
- a CDS encoding YifB family Mg chelatase-like AAA ATPase, with product MLARARSVALIGVDAVPVEVEVDVSPGLPAFTVVGLPDQAVSEARERVRAAVRNAGLPFPAARITVNLAPADLRKEGPLYDLPIALGLLAAQEMLPGEALAEVVSAGELALDGTLRPIAGAVNLALLAGQEGRPALLPAANAGEAALIEGVTVHGAPTLLSAVRHLTGQAPLGETPPPEPAPDDTALLDLADLKGQAAAKRALEIAVAGGHNLLLVGSPGSGKTMLARRAPGLLPPLTRSEALEVTRIHSAAGLLGARGSLVGHPPYRAPHHTVSDAGLIGGGSVPKPGEVSLAHRGVLFLDEFPEFSRKALETLRQPLEDGHVTISRARATVSYPARFQLIGAMNPCPCGHHGDPEKPCTCTPTERTRYAGRLSGPLLDRMDLISRVPRLTVDELTRAPESEGSAHVRERVVRAREAMLARQGTRNSDLVGQALRRHAPLAPGPDAFLRSAARQLGLTGRGFDRVLRVARTVADLAGSPDIREAHLAEAVTYRPRDLA from the coding sequence ATGCTCGCCCGCGCCCGCAGCGTGGCCCTGATCGGCGTGGACGCCGTGCCCGTCGAGGTGGAGGTGGATGTCAGCCCGGGCCTCCCCGCCTTCACCGTGGTCGGCCTCCCCGACCAGGCGGTCAGTGAGGCACGCGAGCGAGTTCGGGCCGCCGTGCGAAACGCGGGCCTGCCCTTCCCCGCCGCCCGCATCACGGTCAACCTCGCGCCCGCCGACCTGCGGAAGGAGGGGCCGCTGTACGATCTCCCCATCGCCCTGGGCCTGCTCGCCGCGCAGGAGATGCTGCCCGGGGAGGCGTTGGCAGAGGTCGTCAGCGCCGGGGAACTCGCCCTGGACGGCACCCTGCGGCCCATCGCCGGGGCGGTCAACCTCGCGCTCCTCGCCGGGCAGGAGGGGCGGCCCGCCCTGCTTCCCGCCGCCAACGCGGGCGAGGCGGCGCTCATCGAGGGCGTGACCGTCCACGGGGCGCCGACCCTCCTGAGCGCGGTGCGGCACCTCACCGGGCAGGCTCCTCTGGGCGAGACACCGCCGCCCGAGCCCGCGCCCGACGACACGGCCCTCCTCGACCTCGCCGACCTCAAGGGGCAGGCGGCGGCCAAGCGGGCGCTGGAGATCGCGGTGGCCGGTGGGCACAATCTCCTGCTGGTCGGCTCGCCGGGGAGCGGCAAGACCATGTTGGCCCGCCGCGCGCCCGGTCTGCTGCCCCCCCTGACCCGCTCCGAGGCGCTGGAGGTGACGAGGATTCACTCCGCCGCCGGGCTGCTCGGGGCGCGCGGCAGTCTGGTCGGGCACCCTCCCTACAGAGCCCCCCATCACACCGTCAGCGACGCGGGACTTATCGGCGGCGGCAGTGTTCCCAAACCCGGCGAGGTGTCCCTGGCCCACCGCGGCGTCCTCTTCCTCGACGAGTTCCCCGAGTTCTCCCGCAAGGCGCTCGAAACCCTGCGGCAACCCCTGGAAGATGGTCACGTCACCATCAGCCGCGCCCGCGCCACGGTGAGTTACCCCGCGCGCTTCCAACTTATCGGCGCCATGAACCCCTGCCCCTGCGGCCACCACGGCGACCCCGAGAAGCCCTGCACCTGCACGCCCACCGAGCGGACCCGCTACGCCGGGCGCCTCAGCGGGCCGCTGCTCGACCGGATGGACCTCATTTCGCGCGTCCCCAGATTGACGGTGGACGAGCTGACCCGCGCGCCGGAATCCGAGGGCAGCGCCCACGTCCGCGAGCGGGTGGTGCGGGCGCGCGAGGCGATGCTGGCGCGGCAGGGGACGCGCAACAGCGACCTCGTCGGGCAGGCGCTGCGCCGTCACGCGCCGCTCGCCCCCGGGCCGGACGCCTTTCTGCGCTCGGCGGCCCGGCAACTGGGCCTGACCGGGCGGGGCTTCGACCGCGTGCTGCGGGTGGCGCGCACGGTGGCCGACCTGGCGGGCAGCCCTGACATCCGGGAGGCCCACCTCGCCGAGGCCGTCACCTACCGCCCGCGCGACCTGGCCTGA
- a CDS encoding [LysW]-lysine hydrolase, with protein sequence MSAAPEPDGEARELVCQAVALPSVSGEEGPLARFLVEWMAARGFRAHVDEAGNAVGERGHGPLTVVLLGHIDTVPGDIPVRVEDGLLYGRGSVDAKGSFCAFVAAVAALPETALAGARFICVGATEEEAPSSRGARHALRVYTPDLVLIGEPSGWEGLTLGYKGRLALRVRVAKDNFHTAGEGTSAADDLAEAWFRVREWAAGTAGEGVFGAVQATIQHLSSSADGLMQVAEGTFGLRLPPGLTPAGVEETLRDLLAGLPVTLTFGGHETAVRHPRDNALTRALRVAIRERGGRPVFKVKTGTSDMNVVAEHWPVPTVAYGPGDSALDHTPNEHLDLAEYDQAVAVLTSALTRLAGARPA encoded by the coding sequence ATGAGCGCGGCTCCTGAGCCGGACGGGGAGGCCCGCGAACTCGTCTGTCAGGCGGTCGCCCTCCCCTCCGTCTCTGGGGAGGAGGGGCCGCTCGCCCGCTTCCTGGTGGAGTGGATGGCGGCCCGCGGCTTCCGGGCCCACGTGGACGAGGCGGGCAACGCGGTGGGCGAGCGCGGCCACGGCCCGCTGACGGTGGTGCTGCTGGGGCACATCGACACCGTGCCGGGCGACATCCCCGTGCGGGTGGAGGACGGCCTGTTGTACGGGCGCGGCAGCGTGGACGCCAAGGGCAGTTTCTGCGCCTTCGTGGCGGCGGTGGCGGCCCTGCCGGAGACGGCGCTGGCCGGGGCGCGCTTCATCTGCGTCGGCGCGACCGAGGAGGAGGCCCCCAGCAGCCGGGGCGCCCGGCACGCCCTGCGGGTCTACACCCCCGACCTCGTCCTGATCGGCGAGCCGAGCGGCTGGGAGGGCCTGACGCTGGGGTACAAGGGCCGCCTCGCCCTCCGGGTGCGGGTGGCAAAGGACAACTTCCACACGGCGGGCGAGGGCACGAGTGCGGCGGACGACCTCGCGGAGGCGTGGTTCCGGGTGCGGGAGTGGGCGGCGGGCACGGCGGGGGAGGGCGTTTTCGGGGCGGTCCAGGCGACCATTCAGCACCTCTCGTCGAGCGCGGACGGCCTCATGCAGGTCGCCGAGGGCACCTTCGGCCTGCGCCTGCCGCCCGGGCTGACACCGGCTGGGGTGGAGGAGACCCTGCGTGACCTGCTCGCGGGCCTGCCCGTCACCCTCACCTTCGGCGGGCACGAGACGGCGGTTCGCCACCCCAGGGACAACGCGCTGACCCGCGCCCTGCGCGTCGCCATCCGCGAGCGGGGGGGCCGCCCGGTCTTCAAGGTCAAGACCGGCACGAGCGACATGAACGTGGTCGCGGAACACTGGCCGGTGCCCACTGTCGCCTACGGTCCGGGAGACAGCGCCCTCGACCACACGCCGAATGAGCACCTCGACCTCGCGGAGTATGACCAAGCCGTCGCGGTGCTGACCTCAGCCCTGACGCGGCTGGCGGGGGCACGCCCAGCATGA
- a CDS encoding SLC13 family permease, with protein sequence MDPVTILLILFVLALILFATEWLPVDVTALLLLGSLLGLGLLSPKEAFAGFGSDTALTLAGLFILTRVLLRAGVIEWVGVSLARRARNAGGMVRGMLGAVAGVSAFTSNTATTAVFLPVVTGLARRAGLAPSRVLMPLAFASILGGTVTVIGTSTNLVVSGALPTAGLRPLGFFELAWVGLPVAAVGLLYLFFVAPRLLPARDAALEESLRAYLADLTVATGSPLAGQTLRETGLGRDHGLTVVAVRRGEDTVYAPGPDFRVQEGDTLAVEGPPDRILTGKSTLGVFSKSELKLQVEGSTQVRLVEAVVLPGSPLTGRTLRESRFRERYGVSVLALHRRARTVERLAGLRVQVGDVLMIQGSAERIAALGDYLTVLGDLTEEQRDLRKAPLALLLFGGAVVLGGLGLLPLSVAVVIAVALALALRLLTPEEAYRAVEWPVIVLVACMLAFGTAFQDTGAAKVLTGAISGVLQPLGPYGLLAALFVVTVALTQPMSNQAAALVMLPLAIGTAGTLGYDPRPFVIGITVAASNSFITPLEPSCMLVYGPGRYRFLDFVRVGTGLTLVTFVVAMLVIPRVWPF encoded by the coding sequence ATGGACCCCGTCACCATCCTGCTCATCCTGTTCGTCCTCGCCCTGATCCTGTTCGCCACCGAGTGGCTGCCCGTGGACGTGACCGCCCTGCTGCTGCTGGGCTCGCTGCTCGGCCTGGGGCTGCTGAGCCCCAAGGAGGCCTTCGCGGGCTTCGGGAGCGACACCGCCCTGACGCTCGCGGGCCTGTTCATCCTGACACGGGTGCTGCTGCGCGCGGGCGTGATCGAGTGGGTGGGCGTGAGCCTCGCCCGGCGGGCCCGCAACGCGGGCGGCATGGTGCGCGGGATGCTGGGGGCCGTGGCGGGGGTGAGCGCCTTTACCAGCAATACGGCCACGACCGCCGTGTTCCTGCCGGTCGTGACGGGCCTGGCACGGCGGGCGGGGCTGGCCCCCAGCCGGGTCCTCATGCCGCTGGCGTTCGCCAGCATCCTGGGAGGCACGGTCACGGTGATCGGCACCTCCACCAACCTCGTCGTGTCGGGGGCGCTGCCGACAGCGGGGCTGAGGCCGCTGGGCTTTTTCGAACTCGCCTGGGTCGGCCTGCCCGTCGCCGCGGTGGGGCTGCTCTACCTCTTCTTCGTCGCCCCCCGCCTGCTCCCCGCGCGGGACGCCGCGCTGGAGGAGTCGCTGCGCGCCTACCTCGCGGACCTGACGGTGGCGACGGGCAGTCCCCTCGCCGGGCAGACCCTGCGCGAGACGGGCCTGGGCCGCGACCACGGCCTCACGGTTGTCGCCGTGCGGCGGGGGGAGGACACGGTGTACGCGCCCGGGCCGGACTTCCGGGTGCAGGAGGGGGACACCCTCGCCGTGGAGGGGCCGCCCGACCGCATCCTGACCGGCAAGAGCACTCTGGGCGTGTTCAGCAAAAGCGAGCTAAAACTTCAGGTGGAGGGCAGTACCCAGGTGCGGCTCGTCGAGGCGGTCGTGCTGCCGGGGAGCCCGCTCACCGGGCGCACCCTGCGCGAGTCGCGCTTCCGCGAGCGTTACGGCGTCTCCGTCCTCGCCCTGCACCGCCGCGCCCGCACCGTCGAGCGCCTGGCGGGCCTGCGGGTTCAGGTCGGCGACGTGCTCATGATCCAGGGCAGCGCCGAGCGGATCGCGGCGCTGGGCGACTACCTCACCGTGCTGGGTGACCTCACCGAGGAGCAGCGGGACCTGCGGAAGGCGCCGCTCGCCCTGCTGCTCTTCGGCGGCGCGGTGGTGCTGGGCGGCCTGGGCCTGCTGCCCCTCAGCGTGGCGGTCGTCATCGCCGTGGCCCTGGCGCTCGCCCTGCGCCTCCTCACGCCCGAGGAGGCCTACCGCGCCGTCGAGTGGCCGGTGATCGTCCTCGTGGCCTGCATGCTCGCCTTCGGCACCGCCTTTCAGGACACCGGGGCGGCCAAGGTCCTCACCGGCGCGATCTCCGGCGTCCTTCAGCCCCTGGGACCCTACGGCCTGCTCGCCGCCCTGTTCGTGGTGACCGTCGCCCTCACCCAGCCCATGAGCAACCAGGCCGCCGCCCTCGTCATGCTGCCCCTCGCCATCGGCACCGCGGGGACGCTGGGCTACGACCCCCGCCCCTTCGTCATCGGCATCACCGTCGCGGCGAGCAACTCCTTCATCACGCCGCTGGAGCCGTCCTGCATGCTCGTGTACGGGCCGGGCCGCTACCGCTTCCTGGACTTCGTGCGGGTGGGCACCGGCCTGACGCTGGTGACGTTCGTGGTGGCGATGCTGGTGATTCCGCGGGTGTGGCCGTTTTGA
- a CDS encoding MFS transporter — MLARASAWRTRTFRALRHVHYRRYWFSQLLSLVGSWMQSTAQQYLVLELSGGSSAALGSVTVAQFLPSLLLSLFAGAVIDRVPRRRVLLATQVTLMLTAAGLAVTTHLGVVTLPLVMALAFVSGTANAFDMPARQSMVVDFVPRGDVPNAVALNSLSFNVSRTLGQAVFGLVAALGVSLLAGGNPDNLARLALPFYLNVASFFVVLFVIATLPFPPREGAGRSTVLEDIREGLSYVRHTPAVRNVMLLVGALSLTVINFNIIIPYFARVVFGAREATFGILSAAFGLGAMAGALWQASKPNPLRNLRVGGVLLIASTVALAWTPGPVLGTPVLAACGFGMLSLLVSANSTVQLVVPDHLRGRVMSLYSFVLVGMGPPGALIASTLISKQGPLGPRWGLLALAALGSLSLLALWTRLPRELPKPVARGQGLPAD, encoded by the coding sequence ATGCTTGCCCGCGCCTCCGCGTGGCGAACGCGGACGTTTCGCGCGCTTCGCCACGTTCATTACCGCCGCTACTGGTTCTCGCAACTGCTCTCGCTGGTCGGCTCGTGGATGCAGTCCACCGCCCAGCAGTACCTCGTGCTGGAACTCTCGGGGGGTAGCTCGGCGGCGCTGGGCTCCGTGACGGTGGCGCAGTTCCTGCCCAGCCTGCTGCTCTCGCTGTTCGCCGGGGCGGTGATCGACCGGGTGCCGCGGCGCCGGGTGCTGCTCGCCACCCAGGTCACGCTGATGCTGACCGCCGCTGGCCTGGCCGTGACCACGCACCTGGGGGTCGTGACGCTGCCGCTGGTGATGGCGCTCGCCTTTGTCAGCGGCACCGCGAACGCCTTCGACATGCCCGCCCGGCAGAGCATGGTGGTGGACTTCGTGCCGCGCGGCGACGTGCCGAACGCGGTGGCGCTCAACAGCCTCTCGTTCAATGTCAGCCGCACCCTGGGCCAGGCGGTGTTCGGCCTGGTCGCCGCGCTGGGGGTGTCCCTGCTGGCGGGGGGCAACCCGGACAACCTCGCGCGGCTGGCCCTGCCCTTTTACCTGAACGTCGCCTCGTTCTTCGTCGTGCTCTTCGTGATCGCCACGCTGCCCTTTCCCCCACGCGAGGGGGCCGGTCGGAGCACGGTCCTGGAGGACATCCGGGAGGGGCTCAGCTACGTCCGGCACACCCCGGCGGTGCGGAACGTGATGCTGCTCGTGGGGGCGCTGAGCCTCACGGTGATCAACTTCAACATCATCATCCCGTACTTCGCGCGGGTGGTGTTCGGGGCGCGGGAGGCGACGTTCGGCATCCTGTCGGCCGCCTTCGGGCTCGGGGCGATGGCGGGGGCGCTGTGGCAGGCGAGCAAGCCCAACCCGCTGCGGAACCTGCGGGTCGGCGGGGTGCTGCTGATCGCCAGCACGGTCGCGCTCGCCTGGACACCGGGGCCGGTGTTGGGCACGCCGGTACTCGCCGCGTGCGGCTTCGGGATGCTGTCCCTGCTGGTGAGCGCGAACAGCACCGTGCAGCTCGTCGTCCCCGACCACCTGCGCGGGCGGGTGATGAGCCTGTATTCCTTCGTGCTGGTGGGGATGGGGCCTCCCGGGGCGCTCATTGCCAGCACGCTGATCAGCAAGCAGGGGCCGCTGGGGCCGCGCTGGGGCCTGCTCGCCCTCGCCGCGCTGGGGAGCCTCTCCCTGCTCGCCCTGTGGACGCGGCTGCCGCGAGAGCTTCCCAAGCCGGTCGCGCGGGGCCAGGGGCTTCCGGCGGACTGA
- a CDS encoding C40 family peptidase gives MPHSFRAPVLPSLLILMGAVSFAQAAGTAPSPVGPAPTGLSSAVSGDTVTVRPGDTAYSLARAYGLTVDALLALNGLSSPDLRAGQVLRVRDVPPYVAQRGDTLYSLARRFGVSVDSLLALNGLPRDTRLEVGQVLRIPAPGPGAPAPLPVQAQAVPVPPVATTEPLPTPAPAPVVPSAPLTGDWREAALAMLGVPYAYGGSGPGGLDCSGFVVQVFAPLGVQLPRRSADQAQSGAPVALTELQPGDLVFFDTSGRGEVTHVGIYLGDDEFVNANSYKGQVAVDRLMSDPYWAPRLLGARRILPPSTTYAAGH, from the coding sequence ATGCCCCACTCCTTCCGCGCCCCCGTGTTGCCGAGCCTCCTGATCCTGATGGGAGCCGTCTCCTTCGCGCAGGCTGCTGGTACAGCCCCCAGCCCGGTTGGTCCCGCGCCGACCGGGCTTTCCTCTGCCGTGAGCGGCGACACCGTGACGGTGAGGCCGGGCGACACGGCCTACAGCCTGGCGCGCGCGTACGGGCTGACGGTCGACGCCCTGCTGGCCCTGAACGGATTGAGTTCGCCCGACCTGCGCGCCGGACAGGTGCTGCGGGTGCGGGACGTGCCCCCGTACGTCGCCCAGCGCGGAGACACCCTGTACTCGCTGGCCCGCCGCTTCGGCGTGAGCGTGGACAGCCTGCTCGCGCTCAACGGCCTACCGAGGGACACCCGGCTGGAGGTCGGGCAGGTGCTGCGTATTCCGGCGCCCGGCCCCGGAGCCCCGGCCCCCCTGCCCGTGCAGGCCCAGGCTGTTCCCGTCCCCCCGGTGGCGACCACCGAGCCCCTCCCCACCCCCGCCCCCGCCCCGGTCGTCCCCAGTGCCCCGCTCACGGGCGACTGGCGGGAGGCGGCCCTGGCGATGCTGGGTGTGCCCTACGCCTACGGCGGCTCCGGTCCCGGTGGCCTGGATTGCAGCGGCTTCGTCGTGCAGGTCTTCGCGCCGCTCGGGGTGCAACTGCCGCGGCGCAGCGCCGACCAGGCGCAGTCCGGCGCGCCCGTCGCCCTGACCGAGCTGCAACCCGGCGACCTGGTGTTCTTCGACACCTCGGGCCGCGGCGAGGTGACGCATGTGGGCATCTACCTGGGCGACGACGAGTTCGTGAACGCGAATTCCTACAAGGGGCAGGTTGCCGTGGACCGCCTGATGAGCGACCCCTACTGGGCACCCCGCCTGCTCGGCGCGCGGCGGATCCTGCCCCCCTCGACGACCTACGCGGCGGGGCACTGA
- a CDS encoding transcriptional regulator yields MPKKERKRLQVVISEEQDALLTRTAYELSSPERLISKSEVVRLAIEKIARELGEGEHLEEYRHLLDNEDVADDAG; encoded by the coding sequence ATGCCGAAGAAGGAACGCAAACGCCTCCAAGTTGTTATCAGCGAGGAACAGGACGCCCTGCTGACGCGCACCGCCTACGAACTCTCCAGCCCCGAGCGCCTGATCAGCAAGAGCGAGGTGGTCCGGCTCGCCATCGAGAAGATCGCCCGGGAACTCGGCGAGGGCGAGCACCTGGAGGAGTACCGGCACCTGCTGGACAACGAGGACGTGGCCGACGACGCGGGCTGA
- the murA gene encoding UDP-N-acetylglucosamine 1-carboxyvinyltransferase: protein MQLTPLHIQGGRELSGEIAIQPSKNAALPIIVASLLSSEPVTLHGVPRLSDVYTILDLAHHIGTRHAWVGPNSLTLHTPEILNTDAPYALVSKMRASFIMMGALIARAGQATVSMPGGCAFGYRPVDQHVKAFRALGVQVEEEGGNFDARRGGSLGGTFVFELLTVGGTQNAILAAALGDGVVTLENASIDTDVVDLINFLNSLGARIDGAGTNTLTIQGVKALRGGEYRIIPDRIEAGTFMIAAAATRSRLTLTNVRPDHLRAVSAKLTEMGVDILESGERLLVDARNRSLKAVNVTTQSFPGFPTDVQPQMSALLATVPGASVVQDPVYPDRLTHVAELHRMGANITVSGYTQVIQGGPLHAAPVKAADLRAGAALFIAALTCEGETVIDGVQYLNRGYERLAERLRSIGANAWQPQPVLASAMD, encoded by the coding sequence ATGCAACTGACGCCGCTGCACATTCAGGGAGGCCGGGAACTCTCCGGCGAGATCGCCATTCAGCCCAGCAAGAATGCGGCCCTGCCGATCATCGTCGCCAGCCTCCTGAGCAGCGAGCCCGTCACCCTGCACGGCGTCCCCCGGCTCTCGGACGTGTACACCATCCTGGACCTCGCGCACCACATCGGCACGCGCCACGCCTGGGTCGGGCCCAACAGCCTCACCCTGCACACGCCCGAGATCCTCAACACCGACGCGCCCTACGCGCTGGTCTCCAAGATGCGCGCCAGCTTCATCATGATGGGCGCGCTGATCGCCCGCGCGGGTCAGGCGACCGTCTCCATGCCCGGCGGCTGCGCCTTCGGCTACCGGCCCGTCGATCAGCACGTCAAGGCCTTCCGGGCTCTGGGCGTGCAGGTCGAGGAGGAGGGCGGCAACTTCGACGCCCGCCGGGGGGGCAGCCTGGGCGGCACCTTCGTGTTCGAGCTGCTGACCGTCGGGGGCACCCAGAACGCCATCCTCGCCGCCGCGTTGGGCGACGGGGTGGTCACGCTGGAAAACGCCAGCATCGACACCGACGTGGTGGACCTGATCAACTTCCTGAATAGCCTGGGGGCGCGGATTGACGGGGCGGGCACGAACACGCTCACCATCCAGGGCGTGAAGGCCCTGCGCGGGGGCGAGTACCGGATTATCCCCGACCGCATCGAGGCGGGCACTTTCATGATCGCCGCCGCCGCCACCCGCAGCCGCCTGACCCTGACGAACGTGCGCCCCGACCACCTGCGCGCCGTCAGCGCCAAGCTGACCGAGATGGGCGTGGACATCCTGGAATCCGGGGAGCGCCTGCTGGTGGACGCCCGGAACCGCAGCCTCAAGGCGGTGAACGTCACCACCCAGAGCTTTCCCGGCTTCCCCACGGACGTGCAGCCCCAGATGAGCGCCCTGCTCGCCACCGTCCCCGGCGCGAGCGTCGTGCAGGACCCGGTGTACCCCGACCGCCTCACCCACGTCGCGGAGCTGCACCGCATGGGCGCCAACATCACCGTCAGCGGCTATACCCAGGTCATCCAGGGCGGCCCGCTGCACGCCGCGCCCGTCAAGGCCGCCGACCTGCGCGCCGGGGCGGCTCTCTTCATCGCCGCGCTGACCTGCGAGGGCGAGACCGTGATCGACGGCGTGCAGTACCTCAACCGCGGCTACGAGCGCCTGGCCGAGCGCCTGCGCTCCATCGGCGCAAACGCCTGGCAGCCCCAGCCGGTGCTGGCCAGCGCCATGGACTGA